CTTCACGGTCGCCCTGCAAGGCATTGGCGGTCAGGGCGATGATCGGCAAGTCTGCGCAGCCGGGGAGCAGGCGGATCTGGCGGGTTGCTTCGTAGCCGTCGATGATCGGCAGTCGGCAATCCATCAGAATCGCTTCAAATATCAGGCTTTTGGCGCTTTGCACCGCCTGCGCGCCATCGGTCGCGACGCTGACAGTAAAGCCCAGACTGCGCAACATTGCTTCGATCACCGTCTGGTTGACCGGGTTGTCCTCCACCAGCAGCACATTGCGTCCTTCACCATGGCCGTCGCCGCTCTGTGTCCGTGGTTTCAACTCCGGTAGCGACTGCTTATAAAGGGCCAACGGAATTTCCAGGGTAAACACCGATCCCCGGCCTTCTTCGCTCTGGGCGCGCAAGGTGCCGCCCATCCGTTCGGCCAGGGTGCGGGCAATCGGCAACCCCAACCCGGTGCCGCCGTAACGCCTTGAAATAGAACTGTCGGCCTGCTGGAACGCATTGAACATCAACTCCAGGCTTTCGGCCGAGATGCCAATGCCGCTGTCGCGCACGGTGCAGGTGAACCACAGCAGTTCGTGATCCAGTGACTGCCATTGCGGTTCGATACTGACGCGGCCTTGCTCGGTGAACTTCAGCGCATTGCCCACCAGGTTGACCAGAATCTGCCGGATCCGCGTCGGGTCGCCTTGAACCTGCAAGGCGCGCATGTCCTCGGGAATCGCCAGGGCCAGATCGAGCCCGCGTTGCGCCGCGCTGTGCTGGAACGACTGGGCGCAGCTGCTGATCAGGTCAGCGAGGTTGAACGGAATGTGTTCCAGCTCCAGTTCAGAACGCTCGATGCGCGAGAAGTCGAGAATGTCGTTGATGACTTTGAGCAGGTGTTCGGTCGACTCCGAAGCCAGCGCCGCATACTCGATCTGCTCCTCGGTCATGTCGGTGGTTTCCAGCAGTTGCAGCATGCCCAGCACGCCATTCATTGGTGTGCGCAGTTCGTGGCTCATCATCGCCAGGAAGTCGGATTTGGCGTTGTTGGCCTTTTCCGCTTCTTCGCGGGTCTGGATCAATTGCGCCATGGCCTGCTGCTGCTCACGGCTGGCCTGCTCAAGGCCTTGCGCGAGGTTATTGATGTGCTGCGACAACGCGCCCAACTCAGTGTCATCGACGATCGGCAGCGGCGTTTTGTAATCACCCTCCTGAATCGCCTTCACGGCGTGGCCGATGTCGCGGATCGGCTGCGACAGGCTGCCGGCCAGGCGTCGGGCCACCAGAAAGGTAAACAGCAGCGCGAACAAGGCGAGAATCCCGGCCTTGAACAGGATTTCCTGCTGACGCTGGCTGAAGGCGTCATTGGACAAGCCGACGATCACCCGGCCCAGATAGTCCTCGGGCGGGGCCGTGTTGGCGACGTTGCTGCCCTGGAAGAAATCATTGTTCAGCGCGATCCGTTGCAGCCGTACCGGCGCCTGGAACACTTCGACCTGATGCGAGCGGGCATGGGTTTCCGACGGTTGCTCGACGTACACCAGAATCCGGTTGGCGCTGTCCTGGACTTCGAGAAAGCGCACGTTGGGCGTGGCCAGCGTCGCCTTGAGCAAACTTTCGAGTACCTCGTTGTTGCCCGAGATCACCCCGTATTCCGTGGCGGGAGCCAGTTGGTTGGCGATCAGCTGGCCGGTGTGGTTGAGCTCCTGGCGCAGGTCCTGGATCCGCACGAAGGTGAAGAAACTGATCAGCAGCAACGTCAGCAACAGGGCGGGGCCGAGGCTGATGATCTGCGTGCGGGTGTTGATGTCCCAACCGCGACGGAAGGTCATGGGCTGCTTTCTCCTTCGGCCAACTGTGCTGCGACAAATGCTTCAGTCACCTGTTCAATACCCAATGAACGAGCCACCTGCGGATTACTTAACACTTTGAAGTGTTTTGGATACAACGCACGGGGCCAGCCTGTCTGCGGCCGATCGAGCAATTCGTCGAGCACTTCCAGCCAATCGTTCTGATCGCTGTAGGTGCTGGCCAGGCTACCAGCCTTGACGAACGCAGCGTTCGGGCCGACCAGCGCCAGTTGTCGCGAATAGCTGCTCAACAGCAGGTTTTTTGCGGTTTTCGGGTTGTACAGATCGGCGTCGTCGAGGCCCAGCAGCACGTCGCAGTTCTTCAGCAAATTCTGTAAAGGGCGGCTGTCGTTGGTGTTGTCCCATCGCTCGGCGATCACTTCAAGGCCCAACGCTTGTGCCGACAGACGCAATTCCTTGAGCAGGAATTCGCTGTGACTGTCGTACAGCACGCCGATGCGTCGGGCCTCGGGCAGGATGAGCCGGGTCAGGCGCAATTGCCGATCCAGCGGCGGATCGCTCCAGAGCAGGCTGAGGTGCGATGGAAAGTCAGCGCCGAAACGATGATGGGCTTGCAGGCGACTGATGCGCAGTACCAGCGTCGGCGGGCCTTGTGTCTCTTGCAGGCGCCAATCGAGGCTCGGCAGATCGAGCAGGATCAAACGGGTATCGCCGGGCAGTGCGCCCGGCCTCGGCAAGCTGTCCAGTACTTGGAAGCGAACGCTGTCGGCCGGGCGCATGCCGCTCAGCGCCTGCACAAAGGATTGCACGCCCGGGCTGTCTTCGGCGCCGGTCAGCAGAATGTCGGCGGCCTGAATCGTCAGGCTGCCAAGCAGGCCGGCAAACACCAGGCACACCCCTGCCAGCAGGCGGCCAAGGGTTGGCGACTTCCGCGACAGGCGATGCAGCATTTAAAACGTCAGCTCCGCGCTGAAGTAGAGCACCCGACGCTCGTCATAGTTGTTGTCGACGAAGGTGGTGGGTTGATGGTCGAGGCGCTGCTGGAGCACGCCGGCCAGTTCCAGATTGGCCTTGCCCAGGCCGATGCGTTTGGCGATGCGCGTGTCGACGCGTTCGAAGCGGTAACCGTTGAGGGCGTCGTCCCCGTAATAGAAGAGGGCGCTGTTCCAGCCGTGGCCCCAGTTGCGCAGCCAACCGGCGGAACCGCTGTTGCGCGCCGTCAGTCGCTCATCCTGCGGATTGCTCGCCTCGGCGTCGACGTAGGCGTAAGTCAGGCGCAGCCGGTCGGCGCTGCTCAGGCGCCAGTCCAGCTGGGTTTCCGTGCCCTTGAAGCGCGAGCTGTTGGAATTGCTGGCGATGTACTGATTGTTGCGCAGGGGTTCGCTGATCATGCCGCTGATTTCGTCGTAGAACAGTTTCACATCGACCGTCAGCCCAAGCTCCGCGAAGTAGCCGTTGTAGCCCAGCTCGCGCGAGCGCATGCGTTCTTGTTCGAGGTCGCCGGGGCCGCGGGTCTTGACGAAATACCGGGCGCTGGTCTGGCCGTAGGCACTGGGCCGCAGGTTGGTCACCTGGTAACTCCAGTTGACGTTGTTCTCGAACATGTCCGGTGAGCGGATGGCTTCCGAATACACCGCGCGCAAGCCGTGACGCGGGTTGATCAGGTAATTGACCGCTACCCGCGGGGTCAGCGAGCTGCCGGTCAATTGCGTGTCTTCGAACATGGCGCCGCCCTGCAGCAACCAGTGCTCGGTGGCGCGCCACTCGAGTTGGCCGAATGCGCGCCAAGTGGTGTCGTCGAGCGTGCCATTGAAGTAGGTCTCGGAATTTGCCCGGTCGTAACGATAGTTCATGCCGCTGACCAGTCGCAGACTGTCGGACAGGCTGAGGGTGTCTTGCAGTTCCAGGTCGTAGCGCGTTTCCCGGGCGCTCTGGTCGATGTCGCCACAGAGGGTTTGCCGGGCACCGTTGCGCCATTGCGCCAGCACTTGATTGCCTAGCGCTTGTTCCGCCGCCGTGCCGGCCGGCGCGCCGGGACCGGTGAAGCGCTCGATGTTGCGCGCCAGGCGTTCGGTGTAGTTCGGGTTGAGCTGCCAGAGTTCGGTCAGTTGCGGGCTGAACGAAACTTCCGCATCACAGGCGCGCCAGGTCTGCTGACGGTCCCAGTGCTGAGCCGAACCCTGGATATAAAGGCTGTGATCAGGATTGATGTCCAGGTTCCAGCGCAACGAACCGGCGTAGTCCTTGGCAACGACGTCGGAATTGTTCCCGGCTGCGGTAATCCCGGAGAACACCGGGCGGTAGGTATAAGGCCGCTGGTTGGTTCCGTCCTTGGCGTTCAACTGCCAGTCGATGCTCTGGTTTTCACTCAGCGTCTGGCTGACGGCAAGGTTGAAGCGGTTCAAGCGGCGACTGTCGCGATAATCAGCACCGCTGCTGTCGGTGTCGAAGCCGTCGTCCTGCTGGCCGGACAGTGACAGACGCAGGTCGCCGCCGTCCCAGCCCACACCCTGGCTGGCGTAAAAATCATCGATGCCGCGCTGGCCACGGGTGACTTTCATCCGCGTGCCGTGGCTGTCGGCCGGGTTGCGGGTGATGATGTTGACCACCGCCATCAACGCATTGGCGCCGTAGCTGACCGTGTTGGGGCCGCGGAAAACCTCGATGCGCTCGATGTCTTCCATGGCCACCGGGATATCACTCCAGTCCACCGTGGCCAGGCCAGCGCGGTACACCGAGCGGCCGTCGATCAGCACCTGCATGCGCCGCGCTTCCGTGGCGTTGGTGCCGTGGTAATTCACCGCCGCCTGATTACCGCTGATATTGCCGACCATCATGCCCGGCACCAGGCGCAGCAATTCGCTGATGTCCCGTGCACCGCTGGCATTGATCAGTTCGCTGTCGATCACCGTCATGCTTCCCGGGACTGCGGCCGGCGACTGCTTCAGGCGGGTGGCCGTGAGCACTTGCGGCAGCGATTCGTTGTCGAGGAACAAGTCGTCGGCCAGCAATGGCGAGCTGAAAAGCAATGCCAGAACCAGCGGAGAGGAGGGTGAAGGAGAGCCAAACGACACGAAACATCCTTGATAACGATGAGATGGCGCGCATGTTAACCGAGCTGTTCGACTTTTCCATTCACGATGCCGGCATTTTCCTAGGATTTATTGGTCTTCTTCCTACAAGTGCCGGTAATTGATACGGGGGCTGGCCGCCACTGGGACGCTCCGTATAATGCCGACATCGCCACTGGTATGGATTAACGGATTGCATATGACTGAACAGCGCCCAATTGCGGTCCTGGGAGGCGGAAGTTTTGGTACCGCCGTGGCTAATCTGTTGGCCGAGAACGGGCATCAGGTCCGGCAGTGGATGCGTGACCCCGAGCAGGCTGAGTCCATGCGGGTCAATCGCGAAAACCCGCGTTACCTCAAAGGCATCAAGATTCTTCCCCTGGTAGAACCGGTGACTGATTTGCAAGCGACCCTGGACGCTTGCGACCTGTGCTTTGTTGCGCTGCCGTCCAGCGCGCTGCGTTCGGTATTGGTCCCGCACGCCGCACGGTTGAGCGGCAAATTGCTGGTCAGCCTGACCAAAGGCATCGAAGCCCACACGTTCAAGCTGATGAGCGAGATCCTCGAAGAAATCGCTCCGCAAGCGCGCATCGGCGTGTTGTCCGGGCCGAACCTGGCCCGTGAAATCGCCGAGCACGCACTGACCGCCACCGTGGTCGCCAGCGAAGACGAAGAACTCTGCCAGCGGGTCCAGGAGGCGTTGCATGGCCGGACCTTTCGCGTGTACGCCAGCGCCGACCGCTTCGGTGTGGAGTTGGGCGGGGCGCTGAAAAATGTGTACGCGATCATCGCCGGCATGGCGGTGGCGCTGGGCATGGGTGAAAACACCAAGAGCATGCTGATCACCCGGGCGTTGGCGGAAATGACCCGCTTCGCGGTGAATCAGGGCGCCAACCCGATGACCTTCCTTGGGTTGGCGGGCGTGGGCGACTTGATCGTCACGTGTTCGTCGCCGAAAAGCCGCAATTACCAGGTCGGGTTTGCCCTCGGCCAGGGGTTGAGCCTGGAAGAGGCGGTGACCCGCCTGGGCGAAGTCGCCGAAGGCGTGAACACGCTGAAGGTGCTCAAGGCCAAGGCTCAGGAAGTGGGCGTCTATATGCCGCTGGTCGCCGGGTTGCACGCGATCCTGTTCGAAGGGCGCACGCTCAATCAAGTGATTGAACTGTTGATGCGCGGCGAACCCAAAACCGATGTGGACTTCATTTCCACCAGCGGTTTCAACTGATCACGCTTTCGAGATAAAGCAGGGAGTTGCACATGAACGATCCGAAAACAGAGGCCACCTACGAGTCCATTCTGCTGCGGGTGTTATGGATGATCGTCTTCTTGCTGGTCTGGCAAGTGGCGCAGTTCATCCTGGGGGCGGTGGTGCTGGTGCAACTGATCTATCGTTTGATTTATGGCGCCCCGAGCGCCAGCCTGATGAACTTCGGCGACAGCCTGAGCCAGTTCCTGGCGCAGATCGGTCGTTTCGGCACCTTCCACAGCGACCAGAAACCCTGGCCGTTCGCCGACTGGCCGACGCCGCGTACACCGGAAGGCGAAGCGCCGCACGCCGTGCCGCCAGCGCCACATCCGGCCCGAGATGAGGAGCCGAAACTATGAAACTCTGGGTATTGCGTCATGGTGAAGCCGAGCCACACGGTTCCAAACCACACGATTCGGAGCGCGCACTGACGGAACATGGTCGTTCAGAGGTGCTGAGCATCGCTGCTGAACTGATCGGTCAGCCGATTACAGCCATCTATGCCAGCCCGTTTCTGCGAGCGCAGGAGACCGCGCAGCTGGTGCGCGAGGCGCTGGGTTTCGAACCGGAGATTCGCACTGTCGAGTGGCTGACCCCGGACACTGATCCAGACAAGGTGGCCGAGCAACTCGTGTCGGTGAGTGACGTCCTTCTGGTCAGTCACAACCCGTTGGTGGGGAACTTGTTGAGTTACTTGCAGCATGGCGCCGGCTATCCACCAGAGAGGGTCAGCACCGCTGGCCTGGCCGAGGTCGAGAACGCTGAACTGCTGATAGGTTCGATGAAGCTCAACAGCATCAAACACCCGTAACCGCATTTGCTTTGGCTTTTTGCAGGCGCGAAGCTGTTGCCGTCGTTGAAAGCCCTTCGCGTGCAAGCCTCGCTCCTACAGGGGGCGGCGGTGTTCCGGGATTTTGTGTGAAATAGTCAACCAAGCAACCGCTTGGTTGACTACGCTTGCTCCAGACCAAAAATAAAGGAGCGAGTCGCATGTCTGCTGCTTTTCGTTTGCCGTTGGACGTCTTTTACGAGCGTGAAGCCCGTCATCCCCGCCAGCGGTTTCTGGTCCAACCTACCGGCGGCGGACACGTCGAGACCCTGACCTGGGCCGACGTCGGCCATCAGGCTCGCTGCGCTGCGCATTGGCTGCGCGCACGCGAACTGCCCCAAGGCAGCCACATCGCCCTGATTTCGAAAAACTGCGCGCACTGGATCATCGCCGACCTGGCAATCTGGATGGCCGGGCACGTTTCGGTGCCGTTGTACCCCAACCTCACCTCCGAGTCGGTGGCGCAAGTGCTCGAACACTCGGAAGCGGCGCTGGCGTTCATCGGCAAGCTCGATGACTGGCCAGGCATGTCTCGCGGGGTCAGTGCCGATCTGCCGACCATCAGCCTGCCGTTGCATCCGCCGGGTACTTTCGACTACAGCTGGGCCGATCTGCAAAAGAGCTCACCGATCCAGGACGACCCCAAGCCGTCCGCCGACCAGTTGGCGACCATCATTTACACCTCCGGCACCACCGGGGTGCCCAAAGGCGTGATGCATAGCTTCGGCAATCTGGGCTTTGCCACCACGCGCGGCACTCAGCTGTTCGGTCTCAACGAGTCGGATCGACTGCTGTCTTACCTGCCGCTGTGCCATGTCGCCGAGCGGATGTTCGTCGAGCTGGCGTCGATCTACACCGGGCAAACCGTGTTCTTTGCCGAAAGCCTCGACACCTTTCTCACCGATTTGCAGCGCGCGCGGCCGACCGCGTTGTTCGGCGTCCCGCGGATCTGGACCAAGTTCCAGATGGGCGTGTACAGCAAGATTGCGGCAAAACGCCTCGACTTCCTGCTCGGCCTGCCCTTTATCGGCAAACGGGTCGGGCACAAAGTGCTCGTCGGGTTGGGGCTGGATGCGTTGCGCGTGGCGTTGTCCGGCGCCGCGCCTGTGCCGCAGACCTTGCTGTTGTGGTACCGCAAGCTGGGACTGGATGTGCTGGAGGTCTACGGCATGACCGAAAGCTGCGGTTACTCCCACATCGGCCGGCCCGGCGAGAACAAACCCGGCTGGATCGGCAAGCCTTGCCCGGAGGTTGAAGTGCGGATCGCCGATTCGGGCGAAGTCATGGTGCGCAGCGGTGCGACCATGCTTGGCTATTTCAAGGAGCCCGAGAAAACCGCAGAAACCATCACCGAGGACGGCTTCCTGCGCACCGGCGACAAGGGCGAACAAGATGCCGAAGGCAACCTGCGCCTGACCGGGCGACTGAAGGAGATCTTCAAGACCAGCAAAGGCAAATACGTCGCGCCGGCGCCGATCGAAAATCGGCTGGCGGTGCATTCGCGGATCGAACAGGTGTGCGTGGTCGGTGATGGCTTGAGTGCGCCGCTGGGGTTGTGCGTGCTCTCGGCGGTCGGTCAGCAGGACGCCGGGGGAACGGCGCGGGCAGGGTTGCATGCAAGCCTGGAAAAGCTGCTGGAGGAGGTCAATGGCGGCCTCGACAAACACGAACGCTTGCGCCAGTTGGTGGTGGTCAAGGACAGTTGGGCGGTGGAAAACGGCTTCCTGACACCGACCCTGAAGATCAAGCGCAACGTGATCGAAGCGTCTTACGGCGCTCGGTTCGAAGAATGGAGCGAGCGCAGCGAGACGGTGCTGTGGCAGGATTGAGCCACGAATAAAACCAACAAAGGAAAGCAAGATGAGTCTGTGGCGTACCATTCCCGACGTCGAGCAGTTGAACGCAATCCAGAAAAACACCATTGGCGAAGTGCTGGATATTCGCTTCGAAGCCTTTGATGACGAGTCCCTGACCGCGAGCATGGTCATCGACCACCGCACCCACCAGCCTTACGGTTTGCTGCACGGCGGCGCGTCGGTGGTGCTGGCCGAGACGGTCGGTTCCATGGCCAGTTACCTGTGCATCGATACCAGCAAATTCTATTGCGTGGGTCTGGAAATCAACGCCAATCACTTGCGCGGATTGCGCAGCGGGCGAGTGACGGCAGTGGCCAAGCCGATTCACATTGGGCGCACGACTCATGTCTGGGATATCCGTTTGAGCAGTGACGAGGGCAAGGCCAGTTGCGTGTCGCGGTTGACCATGGCGGTCGTGCCGTTGGGTGAGAATCCACCGGCCCGTTGATTGTCGAGCGAACCACATCTTCCGGCCCGATGATTACCTGTGGCGAGGGAGCTTGCTCCCGTTGGCTGCGGCAGCAGCCCTTGCCGGCACGCCTCTCGCGGCGTGCACCGGTTTTGCGCCTGCTGCGCAGCCGAACGCGAGCAAGCTCGCTCGCCACAGGGTTCGGCGATGTCTGAATGCTCATGCCCCTGACCGGACTGTCATCATTCCTGGCACTTACAGTCATTGCCGCCGCCTCGCGTCTTACGGACAATCAACCCTTGTTTTCGCTTATGGATTTGCCGGTATGTCGCAACAGATATTTTTCGCCCACGCCAATGGCTTTCCTTCGGGCACCTACGGCAAGTTGTTCGCGGCGCTGGCGCCCGAGTACCAGGTGACGCATCTGGAACAGCACGCCCACGATCCGCGTTTTCCGGCGGACGACAATTGGCGCAACCTGGTGGATGAGCTGATCCATCACCTCAAAGAGCAACCGGAGCCGGTCTGGGGCGTCGGCCATTCCTTCGGCGGCGTGCTGCACCTGCACGCGGCGTTGCGTTGCCCTGAACTGTATCGGGGCGTGGTGATGCTCGATTCGCCGGTGCTGACCCGCGCCGATCAATGGGTGATCCGTGCGGCCAAGCGTTTCGGTTTCATCGACCGCCTGACCCCCGCCGGCCGTACATTGGGGCGCCGGGAAGAGTTCGCCGACCTGGACGCGGCACGGCTCTATTTCGCCGGCAAAACCCTGTTCCGCAGCTTTGATCCCGAGTGCTTCGACGCTTACCTGCAACACGGTTTGCAAAAAGTCGGCGACAAGCTGCGCCTGCGTTTCGACCCGGCCACGGAGATCAGCATCTACCGTGGCGTCCCGCACACCAGTCCAGGCCAGGCACGCCAGTTGAAAGTGCCGCTGGCGGTGGTGCGCGGGCACAAGAGCCGGGTGGTGATGCGTCACCATGCAAGCTCCGTCGGGCGTATGCCGCTGGGTGAGTCCCTGACCATGCCCGGTGGCCACATGTTCCCCCTCGAACGTCCGCAAGACACCGCCACGCTGCTGAAAAACCTGTTCAGCCGCTGGGAAGGTCGTCGCCAACAGGATTGCGCATGAGCCACGTTGTCGAAGAAGTTCGCCTGAGCCTGCCGCACATCGAGCTGGCCGCGCACCTGTTCGGTCCCGAAGACGGCCTGCCGGTGATCGCCCTGCACGGCTGGCTGGACAACGCCAACAGCTTCGCCCGGCTGGCACCGAAGCTCAAAGGCCTGCGCATCATCGCCCTCGACATGGCCGGTCACGGACATTCCGGGCATCGCCCGACCGGCGCCGGTTACGCGATGTGGGACTACGCTCACGACGTGCTGCAAGTCGCCGAGCAGTTGGGCCTGAAGCGTTTTGCACTGATGGGGCACTCGATGGGGGCGATCGCTTCGTTGATTATTGCCGGGTCGATGCCGGAACGTGTCACGCATCTGGCGTTGATCGACGGCATCATTCCTCCGACAGACAAAGGCGAAAATGCCGCCGAACGCATGGGCATGGCCCTGCAAGCCCAGCTGGATCTGCGGGAAAAACGCAAACCGGTCTACAACACCCTGGATCGAGCCATCGAGGCACGCATGAAAGGCCTGGTGGCGGTCAGTCGCGAAGCCGCCGAGCTGTTGGCCCAGCGTGGACTCATGCCGGTGCCGGGCGGTTACACCTGGCGCACTGACAACCGACTCACGCTGCCATCGCCCCTGCGTCTGACAACCGAACAGGCGATGGCCTTCGTCCAGCGGGTCAGTTGCCCTGCGTTTTTGGTGGTAGCAGCTGACGGCATGCTCGCCAAACATCCCGAGTTGCTGGAGCGTCTACCCTTTAGCCGTGAACAGCTGCCTGGCGGCCATCATTTGCACCTGAATGACGAACCCGGCGCCGACCTTGTCGCAGACTGTTTCAATCGGTTCTTCGCCGTTCCTTGACTTGCGCCGGGCAACTGTCGAGGCTGGGCGGGTTGAAATGGGAGACAACCATGATAGATCTCTACACCGCTGCGACCCCGAATGGCCACAAGGTCTCTATCGTGCTCGAGGAACTCGGCCTGCCCTACACGGTGCACGCCTTGAGTTTCGACAAAAAGGAACAGAAGTCACCTGACTTCCTCAAAATCAATCCCAATGGCCGGATTCCGGCCATTGTCGACCGCGCCAACGGCGATTTTGCCGTGTTCGAATCCGGCGCCATCCTGATTTACCTCGCTGAGCTGGGCGGCAAACTGCTGCCCCAGGACCCGAAAGGGCGCTCGGTCGTCCTGCAATGGCTGATGTTCCAGATGGGGGGAATCGGGCCGATGCAGGGGCAGGCCAACGTGTTTTTCCGTTACTTTCCAGAAAAACTCCAGGGCGCCATCGACCGCTATCAACATGAAACACGTCGCCTCTATGAGGTGCTCGATACACGCCTGCAAGCCGTGGAGTTTCTCGCGGGCGAGTACAGCATTGCCGACATTGCCACCTATCCGTGGGTGCGTGGCCATGAG
This region of Pseudomonas mandelii genomic DNA includes:
- a CDS encoding glutathione S-transferase family protein, which encodes MIDLYTAATPNGHKVSIVLEELGLPYTVHALSFDKKEQKSPDFLKINPNGRIPAIVDRANGDFAVFESGAILIYLAELGGKLLPQDPKGRSVVLQWLMFQMGGIGPMQGQANVFFRYFPEKLQGAIDRYQHETRRLYEVLDTRLQAVEFLAGEYSIADIATYPWVRGHEWSGVEVDGLPALQRWMASMEARPAVQRGLLVPERFDDASVVKGAQAMLIR